One part of the Lapillicoccus jejuensis genome encodes these proteins:
- a CDS encoding 2'-5' RNA ligase family protein, with amino-acid sequence MTAPATPPAAIGTAATETAVVVLVPEAEPVVAPYRLELDRAAAWGVPAHVTVLYPFVDPVRLDDDVLTRLGAAVRAVPAFDAELTDVAWFGDDVAWLAPDPGAAAAFRALTAAAYGAFPDHPPYGGAHDDAVPHLTLGESAVGGLDAVRAAAEAVSARLPVRTRVHEVAVLAGAAVAGSWSDVHRIALPTGPG; translated from the coding sequence GGACCGCCGCGACCGAGACCGCTGTCGTCGTCCTGGTCCCGGAGGCCGAGCCGGTCGTGGCGCCGTACCGGCTGGAGCTGGACCGGGCCGCCGCCTGGGGCGTGCCCGCGCACGTGACCGTCCTCTACCCGTTCGTCGACCCGGTCCGGCTCGACGACGACGTCCTCACCCGGCTCGGGGCGGCCGTGCGCGCGGTCCCCGCCTTCGACGCCGAGCTCACCGACGTCGCGTGGTTCGGCGACGACGTGGCCTGGCTCGCGCCCGACCCCGGGGCCGCCGCCGCGTTCCGCGCCCTCACCGCGGCGGCGTACGGCGCCTTCCCCGACCACCCGCCGTACGGCGGCGCGCACGACGACGCCGTCCCGCACCTCACCCTCGGGGAGAGCGCGGTCGGAGGGCTCGACGCGGTCCGGGCGGCGGCCGAGGCGGTGTCGGCGCGGCTCCCGGTGCGCACGCGGGTCCACGAGGTCGCGGTCCTCGCCGGGGCGGCGGTCGCGGGCTCCTGGTCCGACGTCCACCGAATCGCGCTACCCACGGGTCCGGGGTAG